In the genome of Ammospiza nelsoni isolate bAmmNel1 chromosome 7, bAmmNel1.pri, whole genome shotgun sequence, one region contains:
- the NAB1 gene encoding NGFI-A-binding protein 1 isoform X1: protein MASALPRTLGELQLYRILQKANLLFYFDAFIQQGGDDVQQLCEAGEEEFLEIMALVGMASKPLHVRRLQKALRDWVTNPGLFNQPLTSLPVSSIPIYKLPEGSPAWLGISCSSYERNSSTREPHLKIPKCAATTCVQSVGTSKSDVGSLSLQSSSEPRLWQGHHTTESEHSLSPADLGSPASPKENSETLDAAAALSVAECVERMVPSLPKSDSNEVKELLKTNKKLAKMIGHIFEMSDDDPHKEEEIRKYSAIYGRFDSKRKDGKHLTLHELTVNEAAAQLCVKDNALLTRRDELFALARQISREVTYKYTYRTTKSKCGERDELSPKRIKIEDGYPDFQDTVQTLYQQDKMPLALAKGKSEDPTALNSQLQSEKVMAKQMEFLCNQAALERRLSTGCYRQNSEEHSPNGMSLDNADGQGERPLNLRMSNLPGRQMQHISLDGEQHVGKSLCSDLIRLYPSGEAKSQSSEGLGILKDFPHSAFNNIERKVIKTEPEDTR, encoded by the exons ATGGCGTCAGCTCTGCCCAGAACCCTTGGAGAACTGCAGCTGTATCGAATACTACAGAAAGCAAATCTCTTATTCTACTTTGATGCCTTCATTCAGCAGGGTGGTGATGatgtccagcagctctgtgaagcAGGTGAAGAGGAGTTTTTGGAGATAATGGCTCTCGTGGGCATGGCTAGCAAGCCTCTTCATGTCCGACGGCTGCAGAAGGCCTTGAGGGACTGGGTCACAAACCCTGGCCTTTTTAACCAGCCTCTCACCTCCCTACCAGTCAGCAGCATTCCAATATATAAGCTGCCAGAAGGGTCTCCTGCGTGGCTGGGGATATCCTGCAGCAGTTACgagaggaacagcagcaccagagAGCCTCACCTGAAGATTCCAAAGTGCGCTGCCACGACGTGCGTGCAGAGCGTGGGCACGAGCAAATCTGATGTGGGGAGCTtatcactgcagagcagcagcgaGCCCAGGCTCTGGCAAGGACACCACACCACAGAGAGTGAGCACAGCCTTTCCCCAGCTGACCTTGGCTCTCCAGCCTCACCAAAGGAAAACAGCGAGActctggatgctgctgctgctctgtcagtTGCTGAGTGTGTGGAACGTAtggtgccctccctgcccaaaAGTGACTCCAATGAAGTCAAGGAGTTACTGAAAACAAATAAGAAACTGGCAAAGATGATTGGTCACATCTTTGAGATGAGTGACGATGACCCTCACAAAGAGGAGGAGATCAGGAAGTACAGTGCAATATATGGCAGATTTGACTCGAAAAGAAAGGATGGCAAGCATCTCACCCTCCACGAG CTAACAGTTAATGAagcagctgcccagctgtgtgtgaAAGACAACGCCTTGCTGACCAGGAGGGATGAGCTCTTCGCCCTGGCCCGGCAGATCTCTCGGGAGGTCACCTACAAGTACACCTACAGGACCACCAA ATCTAAATGTGGAGAAAGGGATGAGCTGTCACCAAAGAGAATCAAGATAGAG GATGGTTATCCTGATTTCCAGGACACAGTCCAGACGCTCTATCAGCAAGACAAAATGCCACTTGCTTTGGCTAAAGGAAAGAGTGAAGACCCAACAGCTCTTAATTCCCAG ttgcAGTCGGAAAAGGTGATGGCAAAACAGATGGAGTTTCTCTGCAACCAGGCAGCGTTAGAGAGACGTCTTTCCACAGGGTGTTACAGGCAGAACTCAGAAGAGCACAGCCCCAATGGCATGTCATTAGATAATGCTGATGGACAAG GTGAGAGACCACTGAACCTGCGGATGTCCAACCTGCCAGGCAGACAGATGCAGCACATTTCACTTGATGGAGAGCAGCACGTTGGGAAATCTCTGTGCAGTGACTTGATCCGGCTTTACCCCAGCGGTGAGGCAAAGTCCCAGTCCTCGG AAGGCCTTGGTATATTAAAGGATTTTCCTCATTCAGCTTTCAACAACATTGAAAGGAAGGTCATAAAAACAGAACCTGAAGACACAAGATAG
- the NAB1 gene encoding NGFI-A-binding protein 1 isoform X2 → MASALPRTLGELQLYRILQKANLLFYFDAFIQQGGDDVQQLCEAGEEEFLEIMALVGMASKPLHVRRLQKALRDWVTNPGLFNQPLTSLPVSSIPIYKLPEGSPAWLGISCSSYERNSSTREPHLKIPKCAATTCVQSVGTSKSDVGSLSLQSSSEPRLWQGHHTTESEHSLSPADLGSPASPKENSETLDAAAALSVAECVERMVPSLPKSDSNEVKELLKTNKKLAKMIGHIFEMSDDDPHKEEEIRKYSAIYGRFDSKRKDGKHLTLHELTVNEAAAQLCVKDNALLTRRDELFALARQISREVTYKYTYRTTKSKCGERDELSPKRIKIEDGYPDFQDTVQTLYQQDKMPLALAKGKSEDPTALNSQLQSEKVMAKQMEFLCNQAALERRLSTGCYRQNSEEHSPNGMSLDNADGQGERPLNLRMSNLPGRQMQHISLDGEQHVGKSLCSDLIRLYPSEGLGILKDFPHSAFNNIERKVIKTEPEDTR, encoded by the exons ATGGCGTCAGCTCTGCCCAGAACCCTTGGAGAACTGCAGCTGTATCGAATACTACAGAAAGCAAATCTCTTATTCTACTTTGATGCCTTCATTCAGCAGGGTGGTGATGatgtccagcagctctgtgaagcAGGTGAAGAGGAGTTTTTGGAGATAATGGCTCTCGTGGGCATGGCTAGCAAGCCTCTTCATGTCCGACGGCTGCAGAAGGCCTTGAGGGACTGGGTCACAAACCCTGGCCTTTTTAACCAGCCTCTCACCTCCCTACCAGTCAGCAGCATTCCAATATATAAGCTGCCAGAAGGGTCTCCTGCGTGGCTGGGGATATCCTGCAGCAGTTACgagaggaacagcagcaccagagAGCCTCACCTGAAGATTCCAAAGTGCGCTGCCACGACGTGCGTGCAGAGCGTGGGCACGAGCAAATCTGATGTGGGGAGCTtatcactgcagagcagcagcgaGCCCAGGCTCTGGCAAGGACACCACACCACAGAGAGTGAGCACAGCCTTTCCCCAGCTGACCTTGGCTCTCCAGCCTCACCAAAGGAAAACAGCGAGActctggatgctgctgctgctctgtcagtTGCTGAGTGTGTGGAACGTAtggtgccctccctgcccaaaAGTGACTCCAATGAAGTCAAGGAGTTACTGAAAACAAATAAGAAACTGGCAAAGATGATTGGTCACATCTTTGAGATGAGTGACGATGACCCTCACAAAGAGGAGGAGATCAGGAAGTACAGTGCAATATATGGCAGATTTGACTCGAAAAGAAAGGATGGCAAGCATCTCACCCTCCACGAG CTAACAGTTAATGAagcagctgcccagctgtgtgtgaAAGACAACGCCTTGCTGACCAGGAGGGATGAGCTCTTCGCCCTGGCCCGGCAGATCTCTCGGGAGGTCACCTACAAGTACACCTACAGGACCACCAA ATCTAAATGTGGAGAAAGGGATGAGCTGTCACCAAAGAGAATCAAGATAGAG GATGGTTATCCTGATTTCCAGGACACAGTCCAGACGCTCTATCAGCAAGACAAAATGCCACTTGCTTTGGCTAAAGGAAAGAGTGAAGACCCAACAGCTCTTAATTCCCAG ttgcAGTCGGAAAAGGTGATGGCAAAACAGATGGAGTTTCTCTGCAACCAGGCAGCGTTAGAGAGACGTCTTTCCACAGGGTGTTACAGGCAGAACTCAGAAGAGCACAGCCCCAATGGCATGTCATTAGATAATGCTGATGGACAAG GTGAGAGACCACTGAACCTGCGGATGTCCAACCTGCCAGGCAGACAGATGCAGCACATTTCACTTGATGGAGAGCAGCACGTTGGGAAATCTCTGTGCAGTGACTTGATCCGGCTTTACCCCAGCG AAGGCCTTGGTATATTAAAGGATTTTCCTCATTCAGCTTTCAACAACATTGAAAGGAAGGTCATAAAAACAGAACCTGAAGACACAAGATAG